A stretch of the Archangium violaceum genome encodes the following:
- the cglF gene encoding adventurous gliding motility protein CglF produces MRKLLMLCAVLTVTPAVAQDEGDSAPRESSGGGKASKGPQTIDFEEDTIEGDLTKPDGEYVEARKKVQHSNLIRIREDFEDKVMQSVGEL; encoded by the coding sequence ATGCGGAAGCTCCTGATGCTGTGCGCGGTACTCACTGTGACCCCGGCTGTTGCCCAGGATGAGGGGGACAGCGCGCCCAGGGAGTCCAGCGGTGGTGGGAAGGCCTCGAAGGGCCCGCAGACCATCGACTTCGAGGAAGATACGATCGAGGGCGACCTCACGAAGCCGGACGGCGAGTACGTCGAGGCGCGCAAGAAGGTCCAGCACTCCAACCTGATCCGCATCCGCGAGGACTTCGAGGACAAGGTGATGCAGTCGGTGGGAGAGCTGTGA